From the Bombus vancouverensis nearcticus chromosome 3, iyBomVanc1_principal, whole genome shotgun sequence genome, one window contains:
- the LOC117164168 gene encoding sodium/potassium-transporting ATPase subunit beta-2 isoform X1: MEGKKVEQYYTPPPKLGKWEGFRVFLWNSETGQFLGRTGASWAKILLFYVIFYAVLASFFGAMLTVFYQTLDPNAPKWQLDNSLIGSNPGLGFRPMPPSSNVESTLIWYKASDEGNFLHWTRELDKFLEEYQKPATSTNGAQKRMMCDYGKPPAAGKVCDVDMTTWGQCTKKHKYGYNKSAPCIFLKLNKIFGWKPEYYNDTKNLPNTMPTDLQEHIKQEEHANRLDTVWVSCSGENPADVENMGAIQYIPRRGFPGYYFPFTNTPGYLSPLVAVFFEKPKYGVLINIECKAWAHNIIHDRFERRGSVHFELMVD, from the exons ATGGAGGGTAAAAAAGTCGAACAGTATTATACTCCGCCACCGAAGCTTGGTAAATGGGAGGGTTTTAGGGTCTTTTTATGGAACTCCGAGACTGGACAGTTCCTGGGGCGCACAGGCGCTAGTTGGG CCAAAATCTTGTTATTCTACGTCATTTTTTATGCGGTACTGGCTAGTTTCTTCGGAGCGATGTTAACTGTTTTCTACCAGACGTTAGACCCGAATGCACCGAAATGGCAATTGGACAATTCCTTGATCGGAAGCAACCCCGGACTTGGTTTTAGGCCTATGCCTCCTTCAAGCAATGTTGAAAGTACCTTAATTTGGTACAAAGCAAGTGACGAAGGCAATTTCTTACATTGGACCAGAGAATTGGATAAGTTCCTCGAAG AATACCAAAAACCTGCTACCTCTACAAATGGTGCCCAGAAGAGGATGATGTGCGACTATGGCAAACCACCAGCAGCCGGCAAAGTCTGTGACGTAGACATGACCACGTGGGGACAGTGTACGAAGAAACACAAATATGGATACAACAAATCTGCTCCTTGCATTTTCCTCAAGTTGAACAAG ATTTTCGGCTGGAaacccgaatattataatgacaCGAAAAATCTGCCGAACACAATGCCAACCGATCTTCAAGAACACATCAAGCAAGAGGAACACGCTAACAGATTGGATACCGTGTGGGTGTCATGTTCCGGTGAAAATCCCGCAGATGTTGAGAACATGGGTGCCATTCAATATATTCCACGTCGTGGTTTTCCTGGATACTATTTCCCGTTCACAAATACCCCTGGATACCTTAGTCCCCTGGTAGCTGTCTTCTTCGAAAAGCCTAAAT ACGGTGTGTTGATCAATATCGAATGTAAAGCTTGGGCGCACAATATCATTCACGACAGATTCGAGAGGCGTGGTTCGGTACATTTCGAACTGATGGTGGATTAA
- the LOC117164168 gene encoding sodium/potassium-transporting ATPase subunit beta-2 isoform X2 yields MLTVFYQTLDPNAPKWQLDNSLIGSNPGLGFRPMPPSSNVESTLIWYKASDEGNFLHWTRELDKFLEEYQKPATSTNGAQKRMMCDYGKPPAAGKVCDVDMTTWGQCTKKHKYGYNKSAPCIFLKLNKIFGWKPEYYNDTKNLPNTMPTDLQEHIKQEEHANRLDTVWVSCSGENPADVENMGAIQYIPRRGFPGYYFPFTNTPGYLSPLVAVFFEKPKYGVLINIECKAWAHNIIHDRFERRGSVHFELMVD; encoded by the exons ATGTTAACTGTTTTCTACCAGACGTTAGACCCGAATGCACCGAAATGGCAATTGGACAATTCCTTGATCGGAAGCAACCCCGGACTTGGTTTTAGGCCTATGCCTCCTTCAAGCAATGTTGAAAGTACCTTAATTTGGTACAAAGCAAGTGACGAAGGCAATTTCTTACATTGGACCAGAGAATTGGATAAGTTCCTCGAAG AATACCAAAAACCTGCTACCTCTACAAATGGTGCCCAGAAGAGGATGATGTGCGACTATGGCAAACCACCAGCAGCCGGCAAAGTCTGTGACGTAGACATGACCACGTGGGGACAGTGTACGAAGAAACACAAATATGGATACAACAAATCTGCTCCTTGCATTTTCCTCAAGTTGAACAAG ATTTTCGGCTGGAaacccgaatattataatgacaCGAAAAATCTGCCGAACACAATGCCAACCGATCTTCAAGAACACATCAAGCAAGAGGAACACGCTAACAGATTGGATACCGTGTGGGTGTCATGTTCCGGTGAAAATCCCGCAGATGTTGAGAACATGGGTGCCATTCAATATATTCCACGTCGTGGTTTTCCTGGATACTATTTCCCGTTCACAAATACCCCTGGATACCTTAGTCCCCTGGTAGCTGTCTTCTTCGAAAAGCCTAAAT ACGGTGTGTTGATCAATATCGAATGTAAAGCTTGGGCGCACAATATCATTCACGACAGATTCGAGAGGCGTGGTTCGGTACATTTCGAACTGATGGTGGATTAA